The Anabaena sp. PCC 7108 region GTGGAGTTTGTCGGTTGTTCCAGAATAGGTGGATTGGCAATTGGGAGGATGCATAATACACCCAAACAACCTAAAGTAGCCGATGCTAGAAATAACGGTGTGTAACCATATGCGGCTTGTAAGTATCCACCCAAAGCAGGACCTAGTGCCACACCAATGGGATTAACCAAACTCATATAACCGATGATTTCACCACGTCGGTGTTCTGGTGCTAAGTCTCCCACTAAGGCGATGTAACCTGTGGCAAAGGCGGCTATACTGATACCATGAAAGGCGCGAATTGCCATTAAAGGTAGAATTGATTTTACTACCAAATAACCAAGAGGTGCGATCGCAGCCACTGACATCCCAATCAGTAACACAATCTTTCTGCCCCGACGATCTGCTAATATTCCTACTTGGGGACGAAATAGCAACATCCCAATCGCAAAGCTACCCATGACAATGCCAATTTGTTGCTTACTTGCCCCAATAGACTCGATATACAAAGGTAAAGTCGGCAATAACGAAGCTAAACTTGACCAAAATAATAAACCTGCTGTAAACAATATCCGCAGGTTTCGCCGTAGATTAACGTCGAAAGTATCAAACTCTTTCACGGCAGATGCAATTTAATGCTAAGTAATTTGTCTTTCTATTGTTACGTTACTTAACATTTTTTGCCACTACTTCCCGCACTCGATATATCGGTCTTCCCTGAGATTCATGATAAGTACGCATTAGCAATTCTGCCAAAAGACCGAAGCAAAACAACTGCACGCCTGTTACTAACAACAATACTGCCAAAATTAACAAAGGACGATTACCGATATCTACCTGCAAAAACAATTTCAGGAAAGTGAGATAAATTCCTATTCCTCCCCCGGAAACCATAGATATTAAACCCAACAACCCAAAAACGTGCATAGGACGGGTGAGGAATTTTTTCATAAACAAGATGGTTAACAAATCCATCAACACCCGGAAAGTCCGAGAAATACCATATTTACTTTTTCCAAAGCGTCGCGCATGATGACGCACAGGTAATTCTGTAATTCTTGCCCCTTCGATATATGCCAAAGCTGGTAAAAAGCGGTGTAATTCTCCGTAAAGGTTCATATCTGCGACTAATTCGCTACGATAAGCTTTAAGAGAACAACCATAATCGTGAATATTAACGCTGGTACTGCGACGAATTAACCAATTAGCGATTTTTGAAGGCAGCAACCGATTAACAGCCCCATCTTGGCGATTTTGCCGCCAACCACTGACCAAATCATAACCCTCATCTAGCTTTGCTAATAACATGGGAATATCAGCTGGGTCATTTTGCA contains the following coding sequences:
- a CDS encoding glycosyltransferase family 2 protein; the encoded protein is MINQQLPITNHQSPITHYQSPDVSVVVPIKDEVESLPLLLEAISSTLKASELNYEIICVDDGSSDGSAEFLKEQAQIRTDLKAIILRRNYGQTAAMSAGFNYATAKAIVTLDADLQNDPADIPMLLAKLDEGYDLVSGWRQNRQDGAVNRLLPSKIANWLIRRSTSVNIHDYGCSLKAYRSELVADMNLYGELHRFLPALAYIEGARITELPVRHHARRFGKSKYGISRTFRVLMDLLTILFMKKFLTRPMHVFGLLGLISMVSGGGIGIYLTFLKLFLQVDIGNRPLLILAVLLLVTGVQLFCFGLLAELLMRTYHESQGRPIYRVREVVAKNVK